From Solanum lycopersicum chromosome 8, SLM_r2.1, the proteins below share one genomic window:
- the LOC138337958 gene encoding uncharacterized protein produces the protein MAFTNSVGVAGKLELLKHRLVGAMDRQVIGPIVMLSPGDLPGMPPFRDIDFCIDLEPATRPISIPPNRMAPAELRELKAQLQEILGKCFIRPSVSPWGARILFVKKKDGNFRKCIDYRKMNKREKEHEEHLRIVLELLREERLYAKFSKCEFWLDSMSFLGHVVSKVGVMMDPSKIEALKSWVRPTNVAEGNQFADEKLSRIRDMVLRGEAKEVAINEEGLLRIKGRVNYEHQRPGGTLQRIPIPEWKWERIEMDFIVGLPKTLVKMTYNAEKLVELYISEIVRLHRVPLFIISDRAQSRKKDYADQKARDLDFMEGEQVLLKVTPMKGVMRFGKRSKISPRNIGAFEVLKRVGKVAYELALSPRLSGVHPVFHVSMLKKYHGDGNYIIRWDSVLLDENLSYEEESVAIQDKEVRKL, from the exons ATGGCGTTTACCAATTCagtcggggtggcgggcaagttggaactactgAAGCACAGattggtaggggcaatggacagacaggtgatagggcccattgttatgctttccccgggag accttcccggtatgccaccgtttagggatattgatttttgtattgatctagaGCCGgctactcgccccatttccattcccCCTAATAGgatggctccagctgagttaagggagttaaaggctcaacttcagGAGATTTTAGGTAAATGTTTTATTAGACCGAGTgtatccccttggggtgctcgtattttatttgtgaagaagaaagatggaaatttTCGGAAGTGCATAGACTATAGGAAgatgaataag agagagaaagaacatgaggagcatttgagaattgtattagaGTTGTTAAGGGAggaaaggctttatgccaaattctccaagtgtgaattttggctcGATTcaatgtccttcttggggcacgtggtttctaaggttGGAGTGATgatggatccttctaagattgaagcattgaaaagttgggtaagacctactaatgttgcagag ggaaatcagtttgctgatgagaagctgagccgaattcgagatatggtattgcgaggagaggctaaagaggtaGCAATTAATGAAGAAGGCCtcttgaggattaagggaagg GTAAactatgaacaccagaggcctggagggacacttcagagaatacccattcctgaatggaagtgggaaagaattgaaATGGATTTCATAGTTGGTCTTCctaagacattgg TTaagatgacttacaatgccgagaagttagtcGAACTCTACATATCTgagattgttcgattgcatCGAGTTCCACTTTTCAtaatatcagatagag CTCAGAGTAGGAAAAAGGATTATGCAGATCAAAAGGCTAGAGAcctggattttatggagggtgaacaagtcttgctgaaggttacacccatgaaaggtgtgatgcgatttggtaagagAAGTAAGATAAGTCCAAGGAATATTGGagcatttgaagtacttaagcgcgTGGGGAAGGTAGCCTATGAATTAGCCTTGTCTCCACGACTGTcgggagtgcacccggtatttcatgtgtcgatgctcaaaaaataccatggtgatgggaactacattattcgttgggattcggttcttcttgatgagaatctgtCCTATGAAGAGGAGTCTGTGGCTATTCAAGATAAGGAGGTCCGCAAGTTgtga